One window from the genome of Kaistella carnis encodes:
- a CDS encoding YceI family protein, with translation MFKKMTSLLAVLLITVSAFAQKTLVNDPAHSRIQFTVIHLGINDITGNFDQTDLTINTDEKNFLNSKIMFSSEMNSINTNIEARDKHLKSADFFDAETYPKMMFVSTSITKGKSKNYYTLKGDLTMHGVTKPVSLMLVYRGSAINPMSKKETHSYQVLGTLKRLDFGVGPKFPEMLVSNLVRIKGDFELTEK, from the coding sequence ATGTTTAAAAAAATGACCTCTCTGTTGGCAGTCCTGCTAATAACCGTATCAGCATTTGCACAGAAAACTTTAGTAAATGATCCCGCGCATTCCCGTATTCAGTTTACCGTTATTCACCTTGGCATAAATGATATTACGGGGAATTTTGACCAAACTGATCTAACCATCAATACGGATGAAAAGAACTTTTTAAACTCTAAAATCATGTTTTCGTCGGAGATGAATTCGATTAATACGAACATCGAAGCCCGCGATAAACATTTGAAAAGCGCTGACTTTTTTGATGCGGAAACCTATCCTAAAATGATGTTTGTTTCTACATCCATTACAAAAGGGAAAAGTAAAAATTACTACACTTTGAAAGGAGATCTTACCATGCATGGTGTTACAAAACCCGTTTCATTGATGTTGGTTTACAGAGGTTCTGCCATAAACCCGATGAGTAAAAAAGAAACCCATTCTTATCAGGTTCTTGGCACATTGAAAAGACTCGACTTCGGCGTAGGTCCTAAATTCCCGGAAATGCTGGTAAGTAATTTGGTGAGAATTAAAGGTGATTTTGAACTTACTGAGAAGTAA
- a CDS encoding DUF4846 domain-containing protein — protein MSILLKLRFLKRFGLLFLLLCSYNVPSQVIETTMPLNVNSNKSTIITRFSPPKGFKWVIEQPGSFAQFLNYLPLHPATLPVRDYKGVPIERQNNHAALLKIDVGDKDLQQCADAWMRLYAEYLWSQKRFDEIGFEFTSGQFFSWDDFKNGVRTKEVKKKVSFINTGKVDDSYQSFREYLNVIFRYAGTISLDRESRPVLQNSQIRTGDFLIKPGSPGHSVIIVGVASNLAGKRLYLLAESFMPAQDIHILVNHKNPVLSPWYELDVNASETVTAKYVFKPTAIKRFHALTGK, from the coding sequence TTGAGTATACTTTTAAAATTACGATTTTTGAAACGGTTTGGATTGTTATTCCTGCTTCTTTGCTCTTACAATGTCCCGTCCCAAGTGATTGAGACGACGATGCCATTGAATGTTAATTCTAATAAAAGCACCATTATCACCCGTTTTTCCCCACCGAAAGGTTTTAAGTGGGTGATAGAGCAACCTGGAAGTTTTGCACAGTTTCTTAATTATTTACCGCTTCACCCTGCCACTTTACCAGTTCGTGATTATAAAGGCGTTCCCATTGAAAGACAAAATAACCATGCAGCTTTACTGAAGATTGATGTTGGTGATAAGGATTTACAGCAGTGTGCTGATGCCTGGATGCGATTGTATGCTGAATATCTTTGGTCTCAAAAGAGGTTTGACGAAATTGGTTTCGAATTTACAAGTGGTCAGTTTTTTTCCTGGGATGATTTTAAGAATGGTGTGCGAACGAAAGAAGTGAAGAAAAAAGTAAGCTTCATCAATACTGGAAAAGTTGATGATTCTTACCAAAGTTTCCGGGAATATTTAAATGTAATTTTTAGATATGCAGGAACGATTTCTCTGGACAGAGAATCTAGGCCTGTGCTTCAGAATTCCCAAATTAGAACGGGTGACTTTCTTATTAAACCCGGAAGTCCGGGGCATTCCGTGATTATTGTTGGAGTCGCAAGTAATCTGGCCGGAAAACGTCTTTATCTTTTAGCAGAAAGCTTTATGCCCGCACAGGACATTCATATTTTGGTCAATCATAAAAATCCTGTTCTTTCGCCTTGGTATGAACTGGATGTGAACGCTTCCGAAACCGTCACCGCGAAATACGTCTTTAAACCGACTGCTATTAAAAGATTTCATGCGCTAACTGGAAAATAG
- a CDS encoding gluzincin family metallopeptidase has translation MIRFSSAFLFLFLFAEVSAQQDSISLTAKLVENTNQISVTQDIIYQNTTQTPLTKVHLLNWISAYKNRDTPLLSRTLQDRKNEMYFAKKDELGSTTDLIIKPNSTTEWISFDGNSENIYVPLTEALQPGGHVKISLKYTLNLPKQKFTGYGIADNKIALKYFFIVPGGFEDEKQSPKFFRNIEENQSPGTYWKVNFDLPDHYFSESNLGRTGENNFEGSLTKDVEFLLTQNEVDEMTTQIDDQNIKISFGYKLTESEKQNLEFYLPLQLHFIKNKLGFLPDHIFISEKFQKDEDFIGIDDIKFWKFKYQLFTDAEKTDLNYFSVLSKAVVQRSAIFEKSSDHWLMNGLKTYLEIQYLDRYYHDRKLLGDLPNELKVFGLKPLKFFHLSQLELSQRYGLAYQYMLTQNLDQKISEPFEKLSNFNANAISHFETGSLFDFIAEKMGPEKFDDFVIRYLKNQAGKHVDKKAFLDELTIASGYSADFLENFIAHKNRVNFSLKRYRKLDDNFQVKISKNTRQTIPFKIETEEKSGKKETFWFDTDDSEEITEYTIPQANAEKIVINSDYIFPEKNFRDNYLYTKGLFANTKKIKLKLFRDIPNPEYNEIYVNPRLNFNVYDRFLVGLNFKNASLFERKFNYSFTPYYSSGTGKLAGSGGVSYSFQPAESFYRSLDLGVSGSYFHYDYDLTYRKISAFIGINFTKNPRSDIGRSLGFSYNYFDKDLDPQRINLDEYSKYNLWNLGYAYSDRSIIHEKYISAGLQWMEDFQKISTELSYRWEFAEDKKISMRFFGGYFIKNNTKNNLFDYGISRVSNYAFSYGLLGQSATSGLLTQQLILAEGGFKSYVGDSANQWITSFNADAHVWRWFNVYADAGLFKSKMQDPQFIWDSGVKVKVIPDFLEVYFPIQSSLGFEPSFKDYGRRIRFTLSLNLSAITGYFRRGWF, from the coding sequence ATGATAAGATTTTCCAGCGCGTTTTTATTTTTATTCCTTTTTGCCGAGGTTTCAGCTCAGCAAGACAGCATCAGTCTTACCGCAAAATTGGTTGAAAACACCAATCAAATTTCGGTGACTCAGGATATTATATATCAAAATACGACACAAACGCCCCTCACCAAAGTACATTTGCTAAACTGGATTTCTGCCTACAAAAACAGAGACACTCCCTTACTTTCCAGAACATTGCAGGACCGTAAAAATGAGATGTATTTTGCAAAAAAAGATGAGCTGGGAAGTACCACAGATCTGATCATTAAACCTAATTCCACAACGGAATGGATCAGTTTCGACGGAAACTCCGAAAATATTTATGTCCCACTTACTGAAGCGCTTCAACCTGGGGGTCATGTAAAAATTTCGCTGAAATATACATTGAATTTACCAAAGCAGAAATTTACAGGCTATGGAATTGCGGACAACAAAATAGCGCTTAAATATTTCTTTATTGTTCCTGGTGGATTTGAAGATGAAAAACAAAGCCCAAAATTTTTTCGGAATATAGAAGAAAATCAAAGTCCCGGCACTTACTGGAAAGTAAATTTCGACCTGCCTGATCACTATTTTTCCGAAAGTAATCTTGGTCGTACAGGGGAAAATAATTTTGAAGGAAGTTTAACTAAAGATGTGGAATTTCTTTTAACTCAAAATGAAGTCGATGAAATGACGACTCAGATTGACGACCAAAATATAAAAATAAGCTTCGGTTATAAATTAACAGAATCTGAGAAACAAAATCTCGAATTCTATCTTCCATTGCAACTTCATTTCATTAAAAATAAATTAGGATTTTTGCCGGACCATATTTTCATTTCTGAAAAATTTCAAAAAGATGAAGATTTTATAGGTATTGATGATATTAAATTCTGGAAGTTTAAATATCAACTGTTTACCGATGCTGAAAAAACTGACCTCAACTACTTCAGTGTTTTGTCAAAAGCAGTTGTGCAGCGTTCCGCAATTTTCGAAAAAAGCAGCGATCACTGGTTGATGAACGGGCTGAAAACCTATCTTGAAATTCAATACTTAGACAGATATTATCATGATCGAAAATTGTTGGGAGATTTACCGAATGAACTTAAAGTTTTCGGTCTAAAACCTTTAAAGTTTTTCCATCTTTCGCAACTGGAATTGAGTCAACGCTATGGTTTGGCTTACCAATATATGCTGACGCAAAATCTGGATCAGAAAATAAGTGAGCCTTTTGAAAAGTTGAGCAACTTTAATGCAAATGCGATCAGCCATTTTGAAACGGGAAGTCTTTTTGACTTTATTGCAGAAAAGATGGGCCCTGAAAAATTTGATGATTTTGTAATCCGTTATCTGAAAAATCAAGCGGGTAAGCATGTTGATAAAAAGGCTTTTTTGGATGAACTTACAATTGCTTCAGGGTATTCGGCAGACTTTCTGGAAAATTTTATTGCACATAAAAATCGGGTAAACTTTAGTTTAAAAAGATATCGAAAGTTAGATGATAATTTTCAAGTAAAAATTTCTAAAAATACACGGCAAACCATCCCTTTTAAAATTGAGACCGAAGAAAAATCAGGTAAAAAAGAAACGTTCTGGTTTGATACCGACGACTCAGAAGAAATAACGGAGTACACGATTCCGCAAGCCAACGCCGAAAAAATAGTTATTAACAGTGATTATATATTCCCGGAGAAAAATTTTCGGGACAATTATCTTTACACCAAAGGACTTTTCGCAAATACAAAAAAAATAAAACTTAAATTATTTCGAGACATTCCCAACCCGGAATACAACGAAATATATGTGAATCCACGTTTAAACTTTAATGTTTATGACCGATTTTTAGTGGGTCTTAATTTTAAGAATGCCTCTTTATTTGAGCGAAAATTCAATTATTCCTTTACGCCGTATTACAGTTCCGGTACAGGAAAACTGGCGGGTTCGGGAGGGGTCTCCTACTCTTTTCAACCGGCCGAAAGTTTTTACCGAAGTTTAGATCTCGGTGTTTCCGGCTCCTATTTTCATTATGATTATGATTTGACGTACCGAAAAATTTCAGCTTTTATTGGAATTAATTTCACAAAGAATCCCAGATCAGATATTGGTCGCAGTCTCGGTTTCAGTTATAATTACTTTGATAAAGATTTGGATCCTCAAAGAATTAATCTTGATGAATATTCAAAATATAACCTTTGGAATTTGGGATATGCTTATTCGGACCGCAGTATCATTCACGAAAAATATATTAGTGCCGGTTTGCAGTGGATGGAAGATTTTCAGAAAATCTCGACCGAACTTTCTTACCGGTGGGAATTTGCAGAGGATAAAAAAATAAGCATGCGTTTTTTCGGCGGTTATTTCATTAAGAATAATACGAAAAACAATCTTTTTGATTATGGGATCTCCAGGGTTTCAAATTATGCTTTTTCTTACGGTCTTTTGGGGCAAAGTGCAACGTCGGGCTTGCTGACACAACAGCTTATTCTGGCTGAAGGAGGTTTTAAATCATATGTTGGAGACAGCGCAAATCAGTGGATTACCTCGTTCAACGCAGATGCGCACGTTTGGCGATGGTTTAACGTATATGCCGATGCCGGCCTGTTTAAAAGTAAAATGCAGGATCCACAGTTCATTTGGGATTCCGGTGTAAAAGTAAAAGTTATTCCTGATTTCCTGGAGGTTTATTTTCCGATCCAGAGTTCCCTCGGATTTGAGCCGTCTTTTAAAGATTATGGCAGAAGAATTCGGTTTACTTTAAGCTTAAATTTATCGGCGATTACGGGCTACTTTAGAAGAGGCTGGTTCTAA
- a CDS encoding T9SS type A sorting domain-containing protein, producing the protein MKKIFTILGVVAITATAFSQELLVNPGFESGLTPWAGGPSGSYTAPVVSTTDVHTGAQSVGYPSVSATTGFFQNVPVVAGKTYVISFWYKSAGDETDTRLWSVYKNADGAPVYTTDDSSTDSFRTNNGYLPSVAAWTKHTAEMPAGAGVTNLDVAVRAYTGATVAQFDDFSLMDKATMAVSDVSNFDQQIKMNTNVGNALTVILPGRATVNIFNADGKLVSSNRINSGESINTSSLSKGMYIVTVDNGSAKVSRKVMKN; encoded by the coding sequence ATGAAAAAAATCTTTACAATTTTAGGAGTGGTTGCTATTACCGCAACCGCATTTTCTCAGGAACTGTTAGTTAATCCTGGCTTCGAAAGTGGACTGACTCCTTGGGCTGGCGGTCCATCTGGATCATACACTGCACCAGTGGTTTCTACTACCGATGTTCACACTGGAGCTCAGTCTGTAGGTTACCCTAGTGTAAGTGCTACTACTGGCTTTTTCCAAAATGTTCCTGTAGTTGCAGGAAAAACTTATGTGATTTCTTTCTGGTATAAATCTGCAGGTGATGAAACCGACACCAGATTATGGAGTGTATATAAAAATGCAGATGGTGCACCAGTTTATACAACTGATGATTCCAGCACCGATTCTTTCCGTACCAACAACGGATACTTACCTTCAGTTGCGGCCTGGACTAAACATACTGCAGAAATGCCTGCAGGAGCTGGAGTTACCAATCTTGATGTAGCAGTGAGAGCATACACTGGCGCTACGGTTGCACAATTTGATGATTTCTCTTTGATGGATAAAGCAACAATGGCGGTATCCGATGTTTCTAATTTTGATCAGCAAATTAAAATGAATACCAATGTTGGTAATGCTTTAACGGTTATTCTTCCTGGAAGAGCAACAGTAAATATTTTTAATGCTGACGGAAAATTAGTAAGTTCAAACAGAATCAACAGTGGGGAATCGATCAACACTTCTTCATTAAGCAAAGGAATGTATATCGTAACAGTTGATAACGGTTCTGCGAAAGTGAGCAGAAAAGTTATGAAAAACTAA
- a CDS encoding T9SS type A sorting domain-containing protein: MKKFYSLVAIAMFSVTAIAQTTLFSEDFASVTTGDNTGTNGQNAQWDGNDNFPTVVKAYQAGGAVKIGTGSVTGSITTKALDLSTDGGDFTVTLDVKGWTNVEGDIKVTVTGLASQSATYQATRTDAFETKTFTFTGGTAGSTVTIETTSKRAFIDNVKIVTNPVILAVGDVNATKVNLVKNTVVENNILFAAKADVQILNMSGQVVKTAVVNENTSLDVTSLAKGMYVVTATVNGKAVSQKIMKK, translated from the coding sequence ATGAAAAAATTCTATTCTTTGGTTGCAATTGCAATGTTTTCTGTAACAGCAATTGCTCAAACTACCTTATTTTCGGAAGATTTTGCTTCTGTTACAACCGGTGACAATACAGGTACAAATGGTCAGAATGCGCAATGGGACGGAAATGATAACTTTCCAACAGTGGTGAAAGCTTATCAAGCTGGCGGTGCTGTAAAAATAGGTACTGGTTCAGTAACAGGATCAATTACAACAAAAGCGTTAGATCTTTCAACCGATGGTGGTGATTTCACTGTTACATTGGATGTAAAAGGTTGGACTAATGTTGAAGGTGATATCAAAGTTACGGTAACTGGTTTAGCTTCACAGTCTGCAACTTATCAAGCAACGAGAACTGATGCTTTTGAAACAAAAACATTTACGTTCACAGGCGGTACAGCAGGTTCTACCGTTACAATTGAAACTACATCAAAAAGAGCTTTCATAGATAATGTAAAAATAGTAACAAATCCTGTGATATTAGCAGTTGGTGATGTAAATGCTACTAAAGTAAATCTTGTTAAAAATACAGTAGTAGAAAACAATATTTTATTCGCTGCTAAAGCAGACGTACAAATCTTAAACATGAGCGGTCAGGTTGTTAAAACTGCCGTTGTTAATGAAAACACTTCATTAGACGTTACATCTTTAGCAAAAGGAATGTACGTTGTAACTGCAACAGTAAACGGAAAAGCAGTTTCTCAGAAAATTATGAAAAAATAA
- a CDS encoding exo-beta-N-acetylmuramidase NamZ family protein, producing MNLRPKNKALLLIVLIYFGFCQMSFAQNLDKNCFKTGADRPELYLPLLKNKTVAIVTNQTGLMSDKTFLVDFLVKNDIDIKTIFAPEHGFRGDADAGEHVENGLDKKTGIPIISLYGNNKKPKPEQLKGIDIVLFDIQDVGVRFYTYISTLTYVMEAAAENSLEVIVLDRPNPHDGYIDGPVLKNQWKSFVGMHQIPVVYGLTMGEYGKMVNGEKWLTNGIQAKYTVIPMKGYHKKQRYEISDKPSPNLPNDKSINLYPSLCFFEGTQVSVGRGTELPFQIYGSPWTKNLPFQFTPKPSAGAKDPFLNGKLCYGENLSEYPEDLRVLNLEWLLKAYKNYRNSKQDFFLKNLFFDKLAGTDELRKQIIAGKTADQIKASWKSDLENFQEIRAKYVMYED from the coding sequence ATGAATTTAAGACCCAAAAATAAAGCTTTACTTCTTATTGTGCTAATTTATTTTGGTTTTTGCCAAATGAGTTTTGCTCAAAACCTCGATAAAAACTGTTTTAAAACTGGTGCAGACCGCCCTGAATTGTATCTGCCCCTTTTGAAAAATAAAACAGTCGCCATCGTGACCAACCAAACCGGTTTAATGAGCGACAAAACTTTCCTCGTTGATTTTCTGGTTAAAAATGATATCGATATAAAAACCATTTTTGCACCTGAACATGGTTTCCGTGGTGATGCTGATGCAGGGGAACATGTGGAAAATGGATTAGATAAAAAAACAGGAATTCCCATAATATCACTTTATGGAAACAACAAAAAACCAAAACCTGAGCAGTTAAAAGGAATTGATATCGTACTTTTTGATATTCAGGATGTTGGCGTGCGTTTCTACACTTATATTTCCACGTTAACTTACGTGATGGAGGCCGCAGCCGAAAATAGTTTGGAAGTCATAGTTCTCGACCGACCAAATCCACACGACGGTTATATCGACGGACCGGTTCTGAAAAACCAGTGGAAAAGTTTTGTCGGAATGCACCAAATTCCGGTGGTTTATGGATTAACGATGGGCGAATATGGTAAAATGGTGAACGGTGAAAAATGGCTGACAAACGGAATTCAGGCGAAATATACGGTGATTCCAATGAAGGGTTATCACAAAAAACAACGCTATGAAATTTCTGATAAACCGTCACCAAATTTGCCAAATGACAAATCCATCAACCTTTATCCAAGTTTATGTTTCTTTGAAGGAACACAAGTTTCTGTAGGTCGCGGAACCGAGTTGCCTTTTCAGATTTATGGTTCGCCCTGGACTAAAAACTTGCCATTTCAGTTTACCCCAAAACCTTCTGCGGGCGCAAAAGATCCTTTCTTAAACGGTAAATTATGTTACGGAGAAAATTTATCAGAATATCCGGAAGATTTAAGGGTACTCAATTTAGAATGGCTTTTAAAAGCATATAAGAACTATCGAAATTCTAAACAGGATTTCTTTTTAAAGAATTTGTTCTTCGATAAATTGGCAGGAACTGATGAACTGAGAAAACAAATTATTGCTGGAAAAACTGCTGATCAAATTAAAGCTTCGTGGAAAAGTGATTTAGAAAATTTTCAGGAAATAAGAGCGAAATATGTGATGTATGAAGATTGA
- a CDS encoding ABC transporter permease: MNFPLYFSKKIAFSKDNKNNLSRVIVFIGRLSVALGVIVSLLTISIGLGSKKAIKERMADFSGHISIKSKQSNNSYNSSILSSEDLQLQKIKEMPDVASTQKFVAASGILRNEHNFAGIIFKGVGKDFDSARFRKFIVAGHVPVVTEKGFSNGICISQKIATDLHINVKDSIVAIFSKENQSPLYRKFEVVGIYKTDIKMIDDLFVIGGINHARKIQGMSNTEVGGIDVFLKNINYIDEDAPKIDQLVGYKNYTVKATDEYPQIMDFIAIFDMNIALIISIMLVVVIINIIMVLLILIIERTNSIGMLKTLGATNGQIRMIFINYTLLIMIPGLIFGNLIALIFLFIQKYFGIITLNPENYYLSVVPVELNVFHILLVSFGILVVSGISLVVPSYLISKISPVKAIKYN; the protein is encoded by the coding sequence TTGAACTTTCCGTTATATTTTTCTAAAAAGATTGCGTTTTCCAAAGATAATAAAAATAATCTCTCACGGGTTATTGTCTTTATTGGTCGGCTATCCGTGGCGCTTGGCGTCATTGTTTCTCTGCTTACGATTTCAATTGGTTTAGGGTCAAAGAAAGCGATTAAAGAAAGGATGGCTGATTTTTCGGGACATATATCGATTAAATCAAAACAGTCTAATAATTCTTACAATTCTTCAATCCTAAGCAGCGAAGATCTACAACTGCAAAAGATCAAAGAAATGCCCGATGTAGCTTCTACTCAGAAATTTGTTGCTGCAAGCGGAATTTTAAGAAATGAACATAATTTCGCGGGTATCATTTTCAAAGGTGTCGGAAAAGATTTTGATTCCGCACGTTTTCGAAAATTTATTGTTGCCGGACATGTTCCGGTGGTGACAGAGAAAGGATTTTCAAACGGAATCTGCATCTCTCAAAAAATCGCGACTGATCTTCATATTAACGTTAAAGACAGTATCGTAGCAATATTTTCCAAAGAAAACCAAAGTCCACTTTACCGTAAATTTGAAGTAGTCGGCATTTACAAAACCGACATCAAAATGATCGACGATCTTTTTGTGATCGGAGGAATTAATCACGCTCGAAAAATACAGGGAATGAGCAACACCGAAGTCGGTGGAATTGATGTATTTCTAAAAAACATTAATTATATCGATGAAGATGCGCCAAAAATTGACCAACTGGTCGGCTATAAGAACTACACGGTAAAAGCCACGGACGAATACCCGCAAATCATGGATTTCATTGCAATTTTCGATATGAATATTGCGCTAATTATCAGCATTATGCTGGTGGTGGTGATCATTAATATCATCATGGTTTTATTGATCTTAATCATTGAAAGAACCAACTCCATCGGGATGCTGAAAACACTGGGTGCAACGAATGGACAGATCCGAATGATTTTTATTAATTACACGTTACTGATTATGATTCCGGGACTCATATTCGGTAATCTGATCGCCTTGATATTTTTGTTTATTCAGAAATATTTCGGCATTATCACGCTGAATCCGGAAAATTATTACCTCAGTGTGGTGCCTGTAGAACTGAATGTTTTTCACATCTTGCTAGTATCGTTTGGAATCTTGGTTGTATCGGGAATTTCACTCGTTGTACCAAGTTATTTGATCAGTAAAATTTCTCCGGTAAAAGCGATCAAGTACAATTAA
- a CDS encoding PLP-dependent cysteine synthase family protein: protein MKYAQNILETIGNTPLVKLNKVLGEDFPALVLAKVETFNPGNSVKDRMALKMIEDAEKDGRLKPGGTIIEGTSGNTGMGLALAAIVKGYKCIFVTNAKQSKEKNDILRAVGAEVIVCPTDVTPEDPRSYYSVSKRLGEETENGWYVNQYDNLSNRLAHYEQTAPEIWEQTDGKLTHFMAGAGTGGTVTGCGRFFKEKNPNIKIIGVDTYGSILKEYHETGEFHPEHAHSYITEGIGEDIIPENYDMTVIDHFEKVTDKDGAIYTRKLAKEEGIFCGYSAGSAIAALIQMKDQFTKDDVIVVLLHDHGSRYVGKIYNDDWMKEMGWL from the coding sequence ATGAAATACGCACAAAATATTCTGGAAACCATCGGAAATACGCCGCTTGTAAAACTTAACAAAGTTTTGGGTGAAGATTTCCCAGCCTTGGTTTTGGCAAAAGTAGAAACCTTCAATCCCGGAAATTCTGTAAAAGACAGAATGGCGCTGAAAATGATTGAAGACGCTGAAAAAGACGGACGTTTGAAACCAGGCGGAACCATTATCGAAGGGACTTCCGGGAATACCGGAATGGGTTTGGCTTTGGCGGCAATCGTGAAAGGTTACAAATGTATTTTCGTAACGAACGCGAAACAGTCGAAAGAAAAAAATGATATTTTAAGAGCCGTTGGTGCTGAAGTAATCGTTTGTCCGACGGACGTAACGCCGGAAGATCCACGTTCTTATTATTCTGTTTCTAAGCGATTGGGAGAAGAAACCGAAAACGGTTGGTACGTGAATCAGTATGATAATTTATCGAACCGTTTGGCGCATTACGAACAAACTGCACCGGAAATCTGGGAGCAAACTGATGGAAAGTTAACACATTTCATGGCGGGTGCCGGAACAGGTGGAACGGTAACAGGTTGTGGCAGGTTCTTCAAGGAAAAAAATCCAAATATTAAAATCATCGGAGTTGATACTTATGGTTCGATTTTAAAGGAATATCATGAAACGGGTGAATTTCATCCGGAACACGCGCATTCCTATATTACAGAGGGAATTGGCGAAGATATTATTCCTGAAAATTACGATATGACGGTGATCGATCATTTCGAAAAAGTAACCGATAAAGACGGTGCAATTTACACTCGAAAACTGGCAAAAGAAGAAGGTATTTTCTGTGGATATTCTGCGGGAAGTGCGATTGCTGCTTTGATTCAGATGAAAGATCAATTCACAAAAGATGATGTGATTGTGGTTTTGCTACACGATCACGGTTCCCGATATGTGGGAAAAATCTACAATGATGATTGGATGAAAGAAATGGGTTGGTTGTAA
- a CDS encoding glycosyltransferase family protein, translated as MKPTKKILIITYYWPPAGGPGVQRWLKFVKYLPDFGWKPTVFIPENPSYPIVDETLQKDVSDDLDIIKTKIWEPYQLAEIFGKDNKKFKAGQFDVGKNQSWKSKLSIWVRGNFFIPDARVFWVKPSAEYLKKYLKENHFDAFVTTGPPHSMHLIGLELKKEFPHLKWIADFRDPWTEISYYKHLKLTKSADQKHRNLEQKVFETADITLATSFSDSENFRKKGANAFCITNGFDKVEVKVEQKIAQKSSKFTLSYIGVLEQLRNPEILWKVLNELISENEDFKNDFQLKFVGRIDDKILNEIEQTALKNLVNNLGYLSHSEANVEMANSDLLLITNFPDDSSKGIIPGKIFEYLATGKQIVSFGPKESDVKKILEETSAGKHFSYDDESELKVFLLQKFAEWKSGILNSQTQNIEQFSRKNLTKKLTELL; from the coding sequence ATGAAACCAACAAAAAAAATATTAATCATCACCTATTATTGGCCGCCTGCTGGTGGTCCGGGTGTTCAGCGTTGGTTGAAATTTGTGAAGTATTTACCGGACTTCGGTTGGAAACCCACTGTTTTTATTCCAGAAAATCCGAGTTATCCGATTGTTGATGAAACTTTACAGAAGGATGTTTCTGATGATTTAGATATTATTAAAACGAAGATTTGGGAGCCCTATCAACTGGCAGAAATCTTCGGAAAAGACAATAAGAAATTCAAAGCCGGACAATTTGATGTCGGTAAGAACCAATCCTGGAAATCTAAACTTTCGATTTGGGTTCGTGGAAATTTCTTTATTCCCGATGCTAGAGTTTTTTGGGTAAAACCGTCTGCTGAATATTTGAAGAAGTATTTGAAGGAAAATCATTTTGATGCTTTTGTCACAACCGGTCCGCCACATTCAATGCATTTGATTGGTTTGGAATTAAAGAAGGAATTTCCTCATCTAAAATGGATTGCCGATTTCCGTGATCCCTGGACAGAAATTTCTTATTATAAACATTTGAAACTGACGAAATCTGCAGATCAAAAACACAGAAATCTCGAACAAAAAGTTTTTGAAACTGCTGATATTACTTTAGCCACCAGTTTTTCCGATTCTGAAAATTTCAGAAAAAAGGGAGCCAATGCTTTTTGTATTACCAATGGATTTGATAAGGTTGAGGTGAAGGTTGAGCAAAAGATTGCGCAAAAGAGTTCCAAATTCACTTTAAGTTATATCGGAGTTTTAGAACAGTTGCGAAATCCTGAAATTTTGTGGAAAGTTTTAAACGAACTGATTTCCGAGAATGAAGATTTTAAAAATGATTTTCAATTAAAATTTGTCGGAAGAATTGATGATAAAATTTTGAACGAAATCGAACAAACTGCATTGAAGAATTTAGTAAATAATCTAGGCTATCTTTCTCATTCAGAAGCAAATGTAGAAATGGCGAATTCTGATTTACTGTTAATTACCAATTTTCCCGATGACAGCTCAAAAGGAATTATTCCCGGAAAGATATTCGAATATTTAGCGACAGGAAAACAGATCGTTTCTTTTGGTCCGAAAGAAAGTGATGTCAAGAAAATATTAGAGGAAACCAGCGCTGGAAAGCATTTTTCCTATGATGATGAATCAGAATTAAAAGTATTTTTACTTCAAAAATTTGCAGAATGGAAATCAGGAATTTTAAATTCTCAGACTCAAAATATTGAGCAATTCTCCCGAAAAAACTTGACTAAAAAACTGACTGAACTTTTGTGA